The Cryptomeria japonica chromosome 9, Sugi_1.0, whole genome shotgun sequence DNA segment TAGCCACAAAGCAGTCGAGACTGTCTGTTTTGATATTAAAAGGGCGAAACTTTAAAAAAGAACAATATTTGAATAGATATGGCGACAAATAAGCAACTTACCATAAGTAGATGTATCTTTGCCAATAGCGTTTCTCCTCTGCAGGTGGCACATTTGCTATTGCCCTCTCATATATCTCCCTTATTCTTTCCTTGTTGCCAACACTCTCCTCGAGGCGCACATAATCAAACCAAGCATCATAATTAAGTGGACTCTTCTTGACGTCCTCCTCATATTGAAACCTCCTCTTGCCAACAATGACATCTTCAATACCTTCTCTATCACCATACTGTTTTTCAAACATAACGAATTTCCTGTAGAGATTTTCAGCCTGTCCCTTAGGTATATGGTCAAGGGCATACTTATAAATACACCTTGCTCGCTCCAACTCCTTACAGCGCTCCTCGAATTCAGCGAATGCCACAAAGAGCTCCTCAGTCTGCCTATCCTCCCCAAGTTGGTCAACTGCCCTCTCATGACATCGTCGAGCCTTGGGAATCTCCCCGTTCTTCATCTCAAACTTAGCATAGCGGATCCAAGCCTTCACTGTGGGGTGACACTGCACATATTTTTCAAATAAGGTCCTGGCCCTGTCCACTTCACTGTACCTGAGTTCAAATTTTATGTATGCAGACCAACCGTGGTGATCGGGTTCCCAATTCATCCACCTCTCAAAAACTTGGCGAGCCCCTGGAAGCAGGAATGGCAAATGTTTAGCTTAAAACCCAATCCTTGTTTGAACAAAACTATATAGTGAACCATGAAGGTCCAAGATTAGCCAAAGCGGATGTAATTGTATATATTGAGGTTGTTGGATATATCATATTGGCAATGCAATGCATTCTGGACCAATTAGAAATAACAAAGGCCAAAGATACTCCAAAAacaataaaattagggttttggataCTTTCACTTACCTGCAACATTGCCGAGCATCTCCTCCATATGAATGTACTTGTACCAGAGCTGATCAATTCTCGGAAGGTACGACACCGCACGGTCCCAGACATTCCTGGCGTGGTTTATAAACTTGTGTTTCATCTCCACCTCGGCGTAGCGAAGCCACAGAGTGGAATTCCTGTAATCCACCTCGAGGGCCCTTTCCCAGACAGACCTCGCCCGTGCAAAATCCTTTTGGGACTCCTCCCATAATGCGTACTTGACCCACACATTAGTATTCCATCTCACCCTCCGAATCAAGTCCTCAAATGACTTTCTCTTGCGGAGACGGTATTCTGCTAATTCGCTCTCGTCTGTAATTTTTTGCTTTGGAGGGCGGATTTCTGCCTCCTGCCGCTCCCTTGCCTCTCTTAATATTTGTTCCGCGGTGATCTGAATCGGCGCGGGGGTTTTGTTTTTGACTCTCGTTGGCCTCGCCAGTTTCACCTCTGTTTCTTTTCTCGTTAAAAATCCTAGAGAGGGATCTGCAACTTTCGATGCCATGGCTGTAACACTGCCTTCTCTCTTTACTGAGCAATCTGATTTTCTCTACTCTGAAATCTCAAACACACGATCCAAAAAACAATTCAGAACAAGAAAAATCAATTAATTCATACACCCCGCCCTACTCTGAACACGAAAAATCTCAAACACCCGATCGAAAAATCAATTCAGAACACGAAAAATAAATCAATTCATACACCCCGCCgcttttttaagtttttatttcttAGATCCCATTGCATGCATGATTTTAtatatatctaatatttaatataatCTATATAAAGGAGTGAGCGCTTTTTTGagtttattcttatttttatttttattcttattttttagttcttatttaatattttaaaaaaattctattaaagaggaaaccattttttaaatttattcttaTTTATATTCTTATTTCTTAGTTCTTACTTCTCATTGCATGCGTTTAttcaaaattattttatatatatttaatatttaatataatctATATAAAAGAAAGAGCACTTTTTTAagtttattcttatttttattcttAGTTATTAGTTCTCACTTCCCATTGCATGCATTTTAGGCAAgatgattttatatatatttaatatttaatataatctATATATATAAAGGAGGAAGCGCTTTTTTAagtttattcttatttttatttttatttcttagttCTTACTTCCCATTGCATGCATTTTAGGCAagacaattttatatatatttaatatttaatataatctATATAAAGGAGGGAGCActtttttaagtttatttttatttttatttttatttttatttcttacttCTTACTTCTCATTGCATGCATTTTAGGCAAgacgattatatatatatatatatatatatatatatatatatatatatatatatatatatataaaatttaatataatctaTATAAAGGAGGAAGGGCTTTTTTAAaatttattcttatttttattcttatttcttAGTTCTTACTTCCCATTGCATGCATTTTTAGCTAGTCAagacaattttatatatatttaatattaaatataatctATATAAAAGAGGAAACGCTTTTTTAAGTTTATTCTTATTTCTTACTTCTTACTTCCCATTGCATGCATTTTCAGCTAGTCAAaatgattttatatatatttaatatttaatataatctATATAAAGGAGGGAGCACTTTTTTAGGTTTATTCTTATTTGTATTCTTATTTCTTAGTTCTTACTTCCCATTGCATGCATTTTCACCTAGTCaagatgattatatatatataaaagaggaagccattttttaaatttattcttaTTTCTTAGTTCTTACTTTCCATTGCATGCATTTTCAACTAGTCAAgataattttatatgtatttaatatttaatataatctatataaaagagggagagatattatgtgaaggtacaaataaaataacataattaaataaaatgtcacagcatgatgtagattatatagattatataatattatattatttaatattataacataattatgatattatattatttaagtaAAATAGTgagaaattaaattattaaattattttatattattaattttacaTCAAGGCATAACTATAAGTAGCACCACACTTTCTTATTTGtgtcataaaataaataaataatagtattCGAGCATTCATTCCTCTTCGAACTACTTTTTTTTCTGCCCACTAGGGGTCGGTGGGAGGATAGATGGGGTTGCTTCCCACCCACCCAACTACCTTCCTATTAATCAGTCTACTagcccttaaaatagtaggggggTGGGAGGGAAGGGTTATTGTGGGGGGTTAAATTTGTTTGAGGATGGGTaacgggcccctactattctaaggtccTACTATTCTAAAAGAGGGTAGTGGACTTTTCAATGATGTGTACACTCATAGATGCTCGCCTTATGGGGATGAACTCGAAGGATTCAGATCAATCGATCAAAAGAAACAATTATTGCCCTTATCATTGCATGAGAAAAATCCAACCCATCCCACCAGCAAGCACTAGCAAGAGTCATGCTTACTCGCTCGGCTGACTCATAGACTAGTCATCAGTACCATGTCTGTCGCAACTGTAACTATAGGCAATTTTGGAGCCCTGATTGATTCTTATATATCACAGAGCTTACACAAGATCACCACTAGATAGCCTATAATCCCTATGCACCACATGAACTGCAGGGGTGAGCGGAGTGCAGCGTAGTGAACTACTTTGTGTGCTGGAACTAACCCTGCATATGAACGACATGAATGACAGGGGATGGGTGGGAAGATATAGTTAATAAGTTATGCTTGTAGAAATCTTTGTCGGGAAGGGTGGGTGGGGGGATACAAACAAGCATGTACTTGCATCAacacccctactatttgaaggggagACATTCACGATCCTCTTTCAAATGCACTCTCCCACCCTTAAGGCTATAGCAAGCAGATTGTGATAAATCTCCAGACAAGATTTGGCTACTAGTGTCCAATATCCAAGGCTCTAGTAGGATTATGATATGGAGGGTGGGATGCTCGATAAGGACTTATCTTTTTATTTCCAAACCCCCTTCCTTTCTATTAAGACAATCTTGATATTGGGGTGGAGATCCGACTTAGCTTTCATTGGTGAACATCCACTCGACCTTCCTATATAACGGGGGGGTCAAGAGAGGACCTTGAAAACTCTTAAGACTACTAATGACACATGTTGAGTGTTCTTGCGCCTTACTATTTATTCAAAGTAGTTGATACTCTATCTATTAGCAATGTGGATACTAATGaattaatgatgaacagttagtaccaaattggtactgagagggggggtgattcagtacagacaaaaacacttttccttgaactggtttgattgaaaacactgcacttgactagcaagcaataacaccggtctaaaccaaattactaccgattaaacacagtaagaatgtgaaagacataaactcgtaacccttagctttccatacaacctaatacctcatttccactatACCCTTACGCATAAACAAGTACTCtaccataaaaaatataataacttgctagttcaacatgatttaccacttgacagaaaataacaaagcatcacatgaaaaggcatcacatatgacacacatatttttcacatggaaactcaactgggaaaaaccacggtgaggatgaatacccacaagttgttctttgaacccttttcaagtctgctctgttaggagcctagtctggttaaagattgttacaacatgttttgttaggaaccgatcttgctagagatcacccagttaagggatggctaaaatacccagttaagggttaaaccctgttaaaggttgccttgttagaggattttaagaactcaatgattttgagtcaccttgttaaaggatttacaacaagccggttaaagctaccttgttaagggattttccaactgttgaagtggttagaggtcaataggtattacaatgatctggtaacaacactcaatgtcaatgcagatccgctttagttccttccttctgcaatcacactctacaggtatctattctcttatctggtctggcaagaatcacgtatctctgcacttagatacacacacagcatttgccaacaacctcaacatgaaaaacaacatcgaccttataggaaatagataggtcggtagcataaaccctaaacatttctgttaagcaattcagtcggttcaatcctaaccattgaacaccttgcattgaatacaacagtcttgaacagatctcaagacgttctccatcgtttgttcttcaccgcttcttggaggttgataacccatcacgggttctccatcgtttacagagacttcgcacatttttgaggtagataggatcaatctccttcatgcaagatccttcacgcgcacaaggttgacgtggcaacacgacCTATTCTTCATTACAGTGCTAGCTCATCAtacgatgtcatcgattgaatcacatgggcttggaacacttcaaccggaaaccctgaagctgagactaccaaccagtagtcataccatatgaaaccttgatacacaacattccatatatcggttcacattccaacataccggttcacttggacaaacataccgcttcactttttcacatataccgattcacaacatcataccggttctcttgccagttgcttacttcaatatactggttcactcttcagcacattgacatcaatgacaacatacaatatcatcatgtcatcatactctacacatatgctaacaatctccccctttggcattgatggcaatatacaaagatatctctccgcttcacatcttctcccctaatactgcagatatcttctccgcttcacatcttctccccctttgacaacaatgccaaagtggaggcacaagcttccctgttccactatgttgctccccctgaggaatagcatccttcaacacaccaatcctgaaaaagatatatcaatgtaagacctgactaatgtggagaatacacctttagttcacctcttaaagTGGCAGcatccctaattcacctctcaaataggtaaatgtagccttcggtagaggcttggtgaatatgtctgctaattgctccttactggaaacatgttccaatacaacctctttgttctgaaccttttccttaAGAAaagatacttaagctcaaagtgcttggttctagaatgtaaaaccggatccttggagatgttaattgcacttgtattgtcacaaaatatacttatcgattcagatacaggaactttgaagccatttaatacatgcttcatccaaattgtttgagtgcagttcataaaagctgcaacatactccgcttctgttgtagactgagagattgaactttgtttcttactcatccatgagactagtcgaccaccaagaaagaatgcaccaccaattgtgctctttcagttgtccacattaccagcccaatcaacatttgtaaacactttcaagttgaaatcattactgtatggataccacaatccataatcaatagttcccttcagatatctaagaatccgcttgactgcaaccaagtgggattctcttgggcttttctggaaccgtgcagtaatgcccactgcatgtgcaaggtccgatctactatgtactacatagtgcaacttaccaatcattgatcaatattccttctcatttaccaacgatgagtcatcctcttttgataatttacaactggtcaccatcggtgtaccaaccggtttgttgtcttccatgccaaaggtcttcaacacctctttgacatacttggattgagtgataaagattccatctttcatttgttgaatctatagtccaatgaagaacttaatctcccctattagtgacatctcaaattccttcttcatctcatcggcaaaatcatgactcatcttgtcatctccaccaaagattatgtcatcaacaaatacttcacaaatcaaaatctgatctccttttgattttaagtagatattgctatcttcacttgttctttcaaatccaattttcacaagatgggagtgcaggcgttcataccatgctctaggtgcctgctttagtccatacaaggctttatatagcctacacaccatgtcaatgtcttctgatagggaaaacccatctggttgctctatatacacctcctcttcaagtactccatttaggaatgcagattttacatccatttgatatactttgaatcccttaaaagctacatatgcaagaagcatatgaactccttccaatttggctacaggagcaaaggtttctccatagtcttctccttcttcttgggcatatactttacacaccagtctggctttgtttctaaccattgagccatcttcattcaacttatttctgaaaacccatttggtgccaatgacatttttatgctctggtctaggtaccaaagaccatgtaccattcttttctatctggtcaagttcctcttccattgccttgatctagtcttcatctttatgtgcctctttaaatgctTTAGGCTCAAATtgagagatcatacaagagttttctttgacctttcttcctgtaagaattcatgcatccttatctcctatgatctgccttAGATCACGATTCAATTTAACATACCTAGGGatgatcttaacagattcctcttgcttttcttcttcatccccatcttcatcaacatcagcatctaccggtgtaggagcacaattattgGTATtgggttgttttgcaactggttctcAGAAAGtgactaccagttcatctcctacttgctcactgtcagtttcctcaggtttctcagaggtttcatcaactctaacattgatgctttcaacaattctctgagtcctattgttgaaacatttgagagctttactcttggtcgaataacctaggaatattccctcatcacatttttcatcaaacttgctctgatgttcactcctcttgatataacatttgctaccaaacactctaaagtagctcaccactggtgtcttaccggtccaatactcataaagagttttatccttacctttcttgatgagtacccgattcattgtgtagactgcaattctcaccgcttctctccaaaaggtgtgagcaaccttcccttggatcaacatatttctagctgcttcaaccacattttagttgttcctctctgctaggccattctgttgtggagtccgggggcctggtagttgcctcttgatgccattctcttcacaatatttgttgaattcaccagaagtgaattctcctccttgatcagttctaaggcatttgattctcttaccgctTTCTctttctactagtgctctgaaggctttgaactttccaaaggcttcagacttgtccttcaagaatgtgacccacatcattcttgtgcaatcattagtaagaatcatgaagtacctatctccctgcacactcctagttttcataggaccacacaaatgagtatgcacaagatcaagtaaattgtctgcagtgaaagatttacctttgaaggttgaggaagacattttccctagttgacactctctacacaagattttccggtttgcttagtacaggcaatcctctaactgccttgttcacaatgttatcaaagtttacatggcagagtctccgatgccatatccagctatcatcaaacttagccataagacatgtactgatattttcatttagctgaaataggttacctttggtctccatactggtggccatcagttcaccattatttcctttgattctgcacactctatTTTTGAATcccagagtgagtccattgtcattcagctgagcaacactcaaaaggttgtgtctgagaccttctacacaatacacattatcaacactgctttttccatttagagagatagaccctctgccttttaccatacatagtgcatcattaccaaaacggaccacaccactatcatactcttccaaagatagaaacttactccggtcaccagtcatatggtgagaacacccactatcaatgatccgctcattggaattatcaaagcgggagacaagagccttcttatctgacacatcttccttgactgctacaaacacaatatcttcactttcttcatcttcagtttcctcatcagtgacaccttcatcaactgctacaaaacagtttctccggtttcctcctttgaacttcttgaactttttctgtttgtccttattatcaccattaggacagtttacaacaatgtgtcctatctagttgcaagagaagcatttcagagggagcttacctctgtatttaccagttcccttgggaagtctcttggcaagaagagcttcaaattccattaggatctccttatcatccatttctctgctttgtcttggttcacaactggtgcttgcttcttttccctttctggatggtgcagaagatgctctaaaggttgattcagtcttctgagtactgccatcataattattcaaCTCATAGGCagtcaactttgtaatgatggagtctagggatacctttgtcttgtctatagacctcaactcccgaatagcagcaacccttattgcatagatcggtaataaggatctcaagactttgctaacaacagtggaatcctctattttgcctcctgcactcttgatgtctccaacaatggttttgattcttattccatattgttgaatggtccctccttcaaccatccgcatgtcttcaaactttcccctaaggctctcttccttagcttgtttcacatgctcatcaccgccatatataTTCTCAAGAGCATCTCATACTTCTttaggattgtctttatcctggacatcaataaactcaatgtcagatagactgttgattaaggcttccatgacttgctcattttcctgaatctctctcttttgatcatcggtgagagtaccagtaggaataacataagcattctcaacatagctcgagtgttgagcacccatgcttctgatgtatatcttcattctgtccttccatattttaaagttatctctgttaaactttggaccttccctcttcatcattagaataggatctttccctcaagtggttaagcttgcaacacagaggacctggaggacgctctgataccaattgatgaattaatgatgaacaattagtaccaaactggtactgagagagggggggtgaattagtacagacaaaaacacttttccttgaatcggtttgactgaaaacactgcacttgactagcaagcaataacaccggtctaaactagattactactggttaaacacagtaagaatgtgaaagacataaaccggtaacccttagctttccatacaacctaatacctcatttccactatACCCTTACACATAAACAAGTACTctaccatcagaaatataataacttgctagttcaacatgatttcccacttgacagaaaataacaaagcatcacatgaaaagacatcacatatgacacacatatttttcacgtggaaacccaactgggaaaaaccacggtgaggatgaatacccacaagttgttctttgaacccttttcaAGTCCGCTCTGTTGGGAGcgtagtttggttaaagactgttacaataggttctattaggaaccgatcctgctagggatcacccggttaagggatggataaaataccctattaagggttaaaccctgttaaaggttaccttgttagaggattttaagaactcaatgattttgagtcaccctgttaaaggatttacagtaagccgattaaagctaccctgttaagggattttccaactgttgaagtggttagaggtcaacgggtattacaatgatctggtaacaacactcaatgccaatgcagatccgctttagttcctttcttttgcaatcacactctgcaggtatctattctcttatctagtctggcaagaatcatgtatctttgcacttagatacacacacaacatttgccaacaacctcaacatgaaaaacaacatcgaccttataggaaacagataggtcggtagcataaaccctaaaccctaaacatttaggttaagcaattcacttggtttaatcctgaccattgaacaccttgcattgaatacaatagtcttgaacagatctcaagatgttctccatcgttcgttcttcatcgcttcttggaggctgataacccatcacgcgttctccaccatttacagagacttcgtgcattcccgaggtagataggatcaatctccttcatgcaagatccttcatgcgcacaaggctgatgtggcaacatgatctattcttcattacagtgctagctcatcacacgatgtcatcggttgaatcacacaggcttggaacacttcaactgaaaaccctaaagctgagactaccaaccggtagtcacaccatatgaaaccttgatacacaacattccatatatcggttcacattccaacataccggttcacttggacaaacataccgcttcactttttcacatataccggttcacaacatcataccagttctcttgctagttgcttacttcaatataccggttcactcttcaacatattgacatcaatgaaacataCAACATGaccatgtcatcatactctgcacatatgccaacatatacaTCGACCAATATTACGTTCATAATATGACCAATCctcttatttttcatatttaaataatagaagTCCTGGTACGACATTGGAAATACTATAACCAATCGGATTCCCACTTATCACATTGGGGGTTTATTCTCTTGGTGTACCCACTTCCCATGAATGCCCATTGGTACCCATCGTCGACCTAAAGTAACCATTCCCACTTCTCACATCTATTTCCAAATCGATCGTTGCGAGAAAGTGGTTTCCATGGCCTTCACTCGATTTTGTAGTTTGCTATGCTCACTACATTTGGCCTTTCCCTCAGCAGAATGACCCTTTTCAAGTTAAAGGATAAGCTTCTATTTAATCATCATAAGTAGcactattttttcttaaaaaaaaaactctACTATTCTAAAGAACTAGGGCAGTCCACTTTAGTAGTAAATAAGTGGGCGGAAGATGGGGGCGGGAATCACAATTCTAAACATCACACTTGCATTTTATTGTGTCTAGTTCctacatacattgcataagcatCCGAGCCCATTCGACACACTCAAAATAGAGATAACAAAGACAAGGGTAACAATTTCGGTTTACCCAGCGGAACAACTGCTTGCCATAAGCGATGGGAGAGTTCTTCCAAGTTAAAAGATAAATTTCTATTTAATCATTGTTGAATTTGTTTCTTTTAAAATACAACATGAGGTTTTATTGCCTTAAGTAGGAAGAACACAAGTGACCATTGGTCTATGAAGTTCCATTTTAAAAAACTAGCAAATCGATTGGTAAAGTGGGGTTTTGAGCACAATTTAATGACATAGGAAGAGTATCATTTgtctattttgtttattattttattttattttgtgtattaTAGGTGGGGAAGAGACAAAGAGAGATAACATCTGAGAGGCCCAACAAAGCTTTGATTGGCACCAATATATTTACATGAATATTGCTATTGTCTTTTTTATTGTAATTACAAGTtgcaagtttgatgaaaatgagttGGCTTCTAAAAAGTgataagaatattgagaaaatAGTTTCTATCCTTATATAttttattatctttcaaaattaCATTTTTGAAGACTAGTGCAATTTTGTTTGCATGTGATGATCTTTGATAAAATAAGGTAATTGAAACATGCTTTAATTTAATTGTATAGAAAACCATTGATTCCTACGAGTTGCATTTTGTCTTACGTATTATAGTATAACTTGTAAGTGAAGGTTCATGAGAAAAGAGGTAAATTTGGTTTGATTTTAATTTGTCTTATATATTATCCTTTGAATTCATGTTGCAAGTTCACAATGCAATATGAACAAGGACATGTTTTATTGACTAAATTATTCAATCACATTCTTTAATCAAGTTTTTGTCATGTATAGTTGTAGAAAAGATCACCTTCTTAGACAAAACTCTAGCTTTTAATCAAGTCTTATTATATGCATGATTATGGAAAGATTGAGAAACTTGAATGGAAATTTTCATTTTATAGAAGTAATTGGTAATAATCTTGATATGATAGATATAAAATAGAATGTAAGATGATTAAAGACATCTTGTTCATTCATTGTTTTTTTCAATTCCGTCACTGTCATTTTCTGCCATCGACGTGCTTTTTCCCTTCAAAAAAAAGATCAAAACTTTCTTGAATCCCCACAAGATGAAAGGGAAATTTGATTACAGAAATTAACTTTGCATGATTTTGTGCGATATTTTTCGGGACCTTAcactaaatttattgcaaatagcTAAGTATTTATAGCTATTTATATCTTCCACATATAAACATGCTTTTTTACTTACGATACGGGAatatttttttaatacattttggGTGACGTGTTTCTactatttttgttttatttaatattttttaacttttttattaattatggtaattataattatattaatatatatttatttttataattatattttattatctatatattatattatttaatttaatttaatacatattaaattatgaTAATTTTT contains these protein-coding regions:
- the LOC131062886 gene encoding uncharacterized protein LOC131062886; this encodes MASKVADPSLGFLTRKETEVKLARPTRVKNKTPAPIQITAEQILREARERQEAEIRPPKQKITDESELAEYRLRKRKSFEDLIRRVRWNTNVWVKYALWEESQKDFARARSVWERALEVDYRNSTLWLRYAEVEMKHKFINHARNVWDRAVSYLPRIDQLWYKYIHMEEMLGNVAGARQVFERWMNWEPDHHGWSAYIKFELRYSEVDRARTLFEKYVQCHPTVKAWIRYAKFEMKNGEIPKARRCHERAVDQLGEDRQTEELFVAFAEFEERCKELERARCIYKYALDHIPKGQAENLYRKFVMFEKQYGDREGIEDVIVGKRRFQYEEDVKKSPLNYDAWFDYVRLEESVGNKERIREIYERAIANVPPAEEKRYWQRYIYLWINYALYEELEAEDMERTRDVYRECLKLIPHKKFSFAKIWLLAAQFEIRQKNLTSARQILGSAIGMAPKDKIFNTYIEIELQLGNLDRCRTLYEKYLEWAPANCHAWTKYVELERSLGETERGRSIFELAITQPVLDMPELLWKAYIEFEISEGEYEKTRHLYERLLDRTKHLKVWISYAKFEASVALEEESKANEEQNQQRVLHTHGVFERAFDYMRTTVPEQKEERSILLEEWLNMETSFGSLGDVSLVQKKLPRKVKRKRAIMSEDERPTGYEEYYDYIFPDESDMAPTLKIFEAARKWKKQRSVSGED